The following DNA comes from Limnobacter sp. SAORIC-580.
CCATCTGGTGCTGAGGTCGCAGTTTCAACAATGTTTGTGGCACGCCGATGTCGTTGTTCAGGTTACCCGCAGTCACCAGCACTTGATCGTTGCCACATTGCGCCTTGCAGATGCTGCCCAACATTTCTTTGCTGGTTGTTTTGCCATTGCTGCCCACTACAGCCAACACCTTCAAATCAAACTGTTGCCGCCAGGCACTGGCCAAGGCACCCAAGGCAAGACGAGTGTCATTCACCACAAACTGGGCAATCGGCAAATCGAGTTCGCGACTAGTCACCAAAGCAGCAGCACCCGACTGCATCACCTGCTCTGCAAAATCATGGGCATCAAATCGTTCACCAATCAAACACACGAACAGATCACCCTTTTCAACCAAACGACTGTCTGTTTGAATCAGGCGCACAGCACCTGGCACCTCTGGCGCATCCTGTTTCAACTGCTTACTCAAAGCAGTCGCAACGTGTTCAAAGGCCCAGTTCAACTCAAGCATGCGCACCTCGCTTGCCCAGCGCGGTCATCGCGCACTGCACATCTGAATGCGCAATTACTTGTGCACCAATCGTTTGAGTACTTTCGTGCCCCTTGCCAGCCAATAACACGACATCTTTGGCGCTCGCTTTGGCAACGGCAAATTCAATGGCCCGCACGCGATCAACCTCGACATGAAGTTTGTCCTGCCGGGCCTTGTCGATTCCATCCACTATCTCTTGCAGAATGTTTTCTGGTTTTTCACTGCGTGGGTTGTCTGAGGTAACCACCACGAAATCGGCTTTGTCAGCTGCCGCAGCTCCCATCAAAGGGCGTTTGCTGCGATCCCGATCGCCACCACAACCAAACACCACCCACAGCTTGCCTTGGCGTTTGTTGGCAAATGGCCGAAGCGCCAGTAGTGTTTTTTCCAGTGCATCTGGGGTGTGCGCGTAATCAACAACCACCGCCGGTTCGCCTTCAATGTGCTGCATGCGTCCAGGTGCTGGAGTAACCCCTGCCAAAGCGCTCTTCACCTGGCTTGCGTCGTACCCAAGCCTTATCAAAGTCGCAAACACCAATGCCATATTGTCAGCATTGAATTCGCCAATAATGGACGTGTCGATCTGGGTGCTTGCACCGTTGATTTTCAATTCAATGCGTTGGCCGTTTTCTTGATGGGCAACACTCAGAATTTGGCACTCAGCACTGTCAGCGCGTCCTACAGCGGAGCAATCAATATTTCTGCGCTGCACATTGGCCAAAAACTCCATGCCGAAAGAATCATCCGCATTGACCACCGCCAACCGCAAAGTCGGCCAGCTGGCCAGAATCATTTTGGAACGGCCATACGCGGCCATGTCCCCGTGATAGTCCAGGTGATCCTGAGATAGATTGGTAAAGAGCGCGACATCGATGCTGACACAGGCCAGCCGACGCTGCTCAAGCCCGATCGACGAAGCTTCAATGCAAACCGTGTCGAACTGGTGTTGACGCAATTCATGCAGCAGGTGATGAACACCCACCACATCTGGAGTGGTCAAACCGGTGTGAGCCTTCAATTGATCCGGCTCGCCATAACCCAAAGTGCCGATCACAGCGGCTTTCTTGCCAAGATGATTGAGTGCCTGCGCCAACCAGCGGGTAACAGTGGTTTTCCCATTGGTGCCCGTCACCGCAATAATGGTCATCGCATCGCTGGGGGTTTCGTAATAACCAAAAGCCAGGTCGGCTAACATGGTTTTCAAATGCAGTACGGGCAACACACTGGCGCTTTGGTAGGCGCGCTGGTCGTCGTAATCGACCAGTACTAAACCACACCGCTGCTCGATCAACAGATCATCGGCCAAATTTCGCGGATCAAACTTTTCACCAGGCACGGCAAGAAACACATCCCGAGGACCTGTCAAGCGACGGTGATCTGTCACCAAGCCCGAGCAATCGGCGTAGAAGCCGCGCTCATGAAGCTCAGCCAACACCTCGGACACAGAATGCAAGTAAGCGCTGATCATAGGCGACTCCCTGCTGCGCTCGGTGCGGCAACAAACTTGCGCAACTGCTCTGTGGACTCGATTGCATCAGGCTGCACATTCAAACGAGTCAATACGCTTTTTGTAATCGTCGAGAATACTGGTGCCGCAACCAAACCACCGTAGTACACCCCCCCCTTGGGCTCATCCACCATAATGGCGACGATGACACGAGGATCAGAAACAGGTGCCAGGCCAACATAAGAGGAAACGTACTTGTTCACGTAACGTCCACCTTCCTGCTTGTGTGCTGTACCGGTTTTGCCAGCAACCCGGTAGCCCTGCACCTGCGCCTTGATCGCTGTACCTTCCGGCCCGGAGGCCAACTCAAGCATGTGCAACATGCTATCTGCAACTTTCTCGCCAATCACCCGGTGGGACACCACAGGGTCTTGCGGCCCACGCTTGATCAAGGAGGCCGGAACGAAGTGTCCCTTGTTTGCAAAGATGGTGTACGACTGCGCCAACTGAATCAGGGACACAGAAATACCATGCCCATACGACATGGTCGCTTGTTCAATCGGACGCCATTTATTCCAGGGGCGCACACGACCAGCCACTGAGCCGGGAAATGCAATCGAGGGAGTTTGTCCAAAACCCAGCAAATTGAAAAAATCCCACAAATCCTTTCGCTCAAGCTCCAGCACAATTTTGGAAGTCCCCACGTTACTGGACTTCTGAATGATTTCCTCAACAGTCATGACACCATGCGGCTTTGTGTCACTGATGGTGGCCGGCCCGATCGACATGCGACCATTGCCGGTGTCAATTTTCGTACTGGCTTTTACCTTGCCTTGATCCATCGCCAAGGCCACACCAAATGGCTTTAAGGTTGAACCGGGTTCGAACATGTCAGTGAATACGCGGTTGCGTAACTTCTCGCCATGCAACTGCCCCCTGTTGTTGGGGTCATAAGTCGGAATATTGGCCATCGCCAGCAGTTCACCGGTTTTTGCATCCAGCACCACAGCAGCGGCAGCCTTGGCCTTGTGCTGCTCAACCGCTTTCTTCAGCTCCGACAAAACGATGTATTGCACATCTGCATCCACGGACAACACCAGATCCTGTCCATTCACAGGCGGACGCAGCTCCCGGATGTCCTCGATTACATTGCCCAGACGATCGCGCAACACATTTCGTTCGCCGTCTTCACCTGTAAGTCGGTCATTGAAAGCAAGCTCGACGCCTTCCTGGCCTTTGTCTTCAATGCTGGTAAAACCCACCAAATGCGCCATGGTCTCGCCTTGGGGGTAATAGCGCTTGCTCTCGGTCACAAACCCCAAGCCAGGAATTTTCAAGGCCTTGGCTTTTGCGGCAACATCGGAATCGACCTGACGGTCCAGGTAAACAAATGCGCGCTTGGAATCTTTACGCATCTGGGCAATCATCCGGTCGGGCTTTAAACCAAGCACGGCCGCAAGCTTTCGCAAATCTTCATCCTTGGCATCTACAATTCGACGGCCGTCATACCACACAGCCTGGGCCGGAACACTTTGCGCCAACACCACCATATTGCGATCCAGCAAACTGCCTCGACTCGCCTGAAGTGGAAGCGTACGCTCCAGGCGTTTGGCGCCCTGTTCCTGCAAGAAGTCATTGGAAATAACCTGCAAGTAGGCAGCGCGCGCGATCAAGCCACCAAATGCCAGAAAGATGCACACCAAAACAAAACGCGATCGCCAGGCTGGCAATCGCATTTCCAACAATTCTGATCCGCCGAAACGAACAGCTTTACTCACGTTGAAAGCCCCCCTCCAGCTGCATGAAAACCACCGAGCCCGGGGCCGGAGGATTCATATCCAGTCGGGTGCGCGCAACTTCATCCACACGCTCACCTTTGGCCAAGGCCACTTGCTGCAATTGCAAACGGGTAAACGCCACTTCAATCTGGTGCTCAGCCTGTTGCTCCTGGCCCAATGCAACAAACAAGGTTCTCGCAGCGTGTTGCTGCTCAACCACCAACATGGCACAAAAAATCACCAAAGCCAGCAATAGAATATTCAAGCGCCCCATGCGTTCCCCCCTACCGAAGAACCAGCCGGCCACTCGGCCAGCTTCTCAGCCACGCGCAACACGGATGAACGTGAACGGGGGTTCAACTCACACTCTTCTTTGCTCGGCTTGATGCGATCCAACTTTCTCATCAACGGCGTGGGCTCGGGCAGCGGTAGTTTGCGCAAACGGGCATCCTGTTGCGATTTTGGATTCGCCAGCTTCTCAATAAATTGCTTGGTAATTCGATCTTCAAGTGAATGAAAGCTGATCACCGCCAGCCTTCCACCCACCTTCAATCTTTTGAAGGCCGCAGTTAAACCTTGTTCGAGCTGCGCAAGCTCCTGGTTGACGTGAATCCGTAAAGCCTGAAAGGTGCGCGTTGCAGGGTCCTGGCCCGGCTCCCGCGTGCGAACTGCCCCTGCCACGATCTGGGCAAGGTCGAGTGTTGTAGTGATCGGCCGCTCCGCGCGGCGAGCAACAATCGCTGTTGCAATCTGAACAGCAAACCGTTCTTCCCCATAATTCTTTATCACCTCTTTGATTTCCCGGGCCTCTGCCCGAGCAAGAAAATCGGCCGCTGACTCTCCAGCCTGCGGATCCATGCGCATGTCCAGTGGACCATCCCGGCGGAAACTGAATCCCCGCTCAGCCTGATCGATTTGGGGTGAAGAGACGCCGATATCCATCAACACGCCATCCACTTGATCGATACCCAGCAAATCAAGCGCCGACTCAAGATCGGCGAACGCACTGCGAACACCCCGAAAACGGGAGTCTTTGATTTCACCCATGGCCTGAACTGCTTGAGGGTCGCGATCAAGGGCCACGAGTTGCCCCTTCGCCGAAAGCTTTTCGAGCAAAGCACGGCTGTGTCCGCCCCTGCCAAAGGTGCAGTCCAGATAAAGTCCGTCGGGCGTGTGCAACAGGGCGTCAACCGTGGGTTGAAGAAGCACGGGGATGTGTTCATCGGCACTCACCTTCAGAAACTGAATTCGTTCAGTGATTCAGGCATGCCCGCAGCAATTGCCTTTTCCTCTTCCACCTTCAACAGCGTGGAATCCCAGATCTCAAAATGACTACCCATGCCCAACAACATCACTTCCTTGCTCAACGAAGCTGCTTCCCGCAATTCTGGGGACACCAGAATACGACCTGCAGAATCGATTTCAACATCTGTTGCAAAGCCAAGGAAAATACGCTGCCAAGGGCGGGCAGACATGGGCCAAGCAGCAATTTTTTCTCGATGCTGCTCCCAAACAGGGCGCGGAAACATCAATAAACAGCCGTTGGGGTGTTTTGTAAGCGTCAAGGCTCCCTCGCACTGCATTTGCAGCGCGTCACGATGCTTCTGTGGCACATTCATGCGCCCTTTTGCATCCATTGATAAGGAAGAACTGCCTTGATACACGCGAATTAAATTCCCACAAAATCACACAAATCCCCACGAATCACCACTTTACGCATTATGAAATGGGTGGTCAAGCAGTTCTCTCGAGAAAACGCTTTACAACCAAGGACTTAGAAGCACTTTGAAGAAATTAATCAAGAAAAAATGACTGAAAAAATAAGAGCATAAAGACAACACTGAAAGTAATGTCTTAAGAAATAGCTGGGGAATTAAAACCTGATGAGGGGAAGTAGAAAGCGCGCCTGTAAGCCGGATTCTGTTCAATGGCCTTGCAGCCAAAGTGACAATCATTCCTCTAGGCTGAAAATTACTCTTCAGCTCAAGCCACCTACCCGCGCGCTCGGGGAGCGCCGTTGGCGCTTAAAGCGCCTGCGCGCCTATTTGGTGTTGCTCCAAGTGGGGTTTACCTAGCCAGCCTTGTTGCCAAGCCTGCGGGGGTCTCTTACACCTCCGGTTCGCCCTTGCCTGTGAAAGTTGCCTTTCCATCGGCGGTGTGTTTTCTGTTGCACTTTCCGTCGCCTTGGGTTTTGTTGCCAAAACCGTATAGCGCCTGGTCGTTAACCAGCACCGTGCTCACTGGAGTCCGGACTTTCCTCCCCCTGAAATTCAGGCAGCGATTGTCCGACGCACTTTCCGAAAGCAAGTGTAGACCCATCCCAAACAAAAGCCAATCTTTCATCAGATGAAGAAACCCGACGTGTTGGCTTCGCGCGATAAACAGCAGAGTCTTCATAAAAGCCGGGGGTCTCGGAATCGCGAAACCAGCCGGGAACCCCCATCACCGGCAGGGGGCTTAAGTTACCGGGGGCGCGAAGTTGTTCAACCACCAACAACATCAATCGCTGCAACTCAGGCAATTCCATGTCAAGCGAAGGTACCTGTACGGGCACCACCTTTGCACACAAACCTTTGTGAGCTTTGCTCATGCTATCGAGCAAACCGTGCCCCAACAATAAAACCCTGGCACGGGTACTCCAGCTTTCTCGCTGATCAAGCAGCAAGGTTTTCCAGTCGTGCTGTAACAAGGCCGTGCAGAGCGACCACTCCGTGGTCAAAAGAAGCGCGCCGCTTTCATCGAACAAAGTCAAGGCATCGCGCAAGCGACTTCGACCATTGCCAGACAAACTTCCACTTTGGTCCGCAGAGCAACAGGCGTCCTGTACATGAAGTGCATTGATCAGCTGCTTTACTTTGGGAAAGGCCAACCAAACTTGGCCATTGTACCAATCGTGAGAAAGATCTCGAGTCGGGATCTGGCCAGTTTGCACAAGGCGCTCATATTCGAGCGCCCCCAAATTTTCGGTTGAATGCAAAAAAACGGGGGTGGCCTCAACCAGCTCACCACGCAGATCATTCAACCGACGGGAAACAGCGCCCTCATGATCAAATCGAGAATCAAAACGGGCACGGTTTTCACCATAGGGCCATAGCCAGGGGCTAACTGCTGAATGTGCCACCACCGCTCACCGAAGACGGGTAACAGTCCAATCCAGCACCTCTCCTGCCCTCAAAGGCACAATCCCACTTTCTGTAACAAAGGGCAGCCGTTGCGGTACTTCAAAAGACTTGCGCTGTAGCTCAAACACACCTTCGTTTACAGGCACACCATAAAATGCAGGGCCATTCAAACTACAAAACTTTTCAAACAGCTCAACGCTTTCCAATGCCCCCATCTGCTCAAAAGCTTCAGCGTACATGGCCATGGCGTAGGGTGCAGAATAACAACCGGCACAACCACATGACATTTCTTTCAAATGCCTGGCGTGCGGAGCACTGTCTGTACCCAGGAAAAACTGCGGTAAACCACTGGTTGCCGCTTTCAACAGTGCCTTGCGATGCACCTCGCGCTTCAACACTGGCAGGCAATACCAATGTGGCTGTAAACCACCCTTGAACAAAGCGTTGCGGTTATAAAGCAAATGCTGAGGTGTAATGGTTGCAGCCAGCAGCAACCTGCCCTGCGCGTCACGCCCCGAATCCTCTGTGACAAACGTGGCCGCTTGCTCAGTGGTGATGTGTTCAAAAACTACCCGCAAATTCGGAAACTGCCGACGCAAAGGCTTCATCACCGTCTCTACAAATGCGGCTTCGCGATCAAACACATCCACATCCGCATCCGTCACTTCACCATGTACCAGCAAAGGCAAACCATGAAGCTCCATGGCCTGCAACACGGCGCCGCATTGGCCCAGCAAATCGGAAACACCAGCTTCAGAATTTGTGGTCGCGCCAGCTGGGTACAACTTCACTGCTCGCACTACACCACTGTTGGCCGCTTTTTCAATTTCCTGAGGGCTCGTCGCACCGGTCAGGTACAGCACCATCAAGGGTTCAAACAAACGCATGACGGCCTGTTCCTCCGCGGAATAATCGCCCGTACAACAAGCTTTCTCTACGGCATCCAGAATACGCTGACGATAAGCCACGGCTTGATCCACCGTGGTCACAGGCGGCTTCAAATTGGGCATCACAATCGCACGCCGGAAATTCAACGCCGTGGCCGCAACTACATGCTCCAGGGCCTCGCCGTCGCGAAGGTGCAAATGCCAATCATCGGGCGGAGCAATTTGAATGGTCTGAATCATGAGGGCCAGATAAAGTTTGGAACGATCTGTATTTTACCTCACGCAGATTGCCCGAACTTTCTCAGGGCTTGCCGATCAGAATAATCCTCAGGTCATTCACATTGGTCATCGTGGGCCCCGTCATCAACAATCGATCCAGGCGTTTAAAGTAGTCGTAACTGGTGTGTTGATCCAAGTGCAACTGAGGCGCAAGCTTGGCAGCCTTGCAGCGCTGCCTGTCGCCGGGCAACATCAACGCACCGGCATGCCCGCCAATACCGTCAATCCCGTCCGTGTCTGCCGCAATAGCTGCAACCTCAACAGGTGCGCTCATATCCCGAAGGTAAAAAGCCAAAGCCAACAAAAACTCGGAATTGCGCCCACCCCGCGCTTGCCTCAACTGCGTGTCATTCAGGGTTACAGTGCATTCACCGCCACTGATAATCGCCAGCGGAGCAGCAGGCCAGCCCCCTTGTCCCATGGCTGCTTGCCTGGCAATAGCTGCATGCACCTGCGCCACATCTCGCGCCTCACCCTCCAAAGTATCGCCAAGGTTCAAAACCTTGTATCCCTTGACCTCAAGGTGTTGGGTTACAGCATTCAACGACTTCAAATTGCTGGCCAGCAAATGGGTTTTCACTTTGCGAAAAACCAGCGAACTCCGCTTGGGTGTATCAGGCACCGCACCCTTTATCCCTTTCTCGAGATACCTGGCAATTGAGTGTGGCACTTGCACCGCCCAACGCTTGATCACCTCCATGGCGTCGTGAAAAGTACTCTCATCCGGGCTGAACGGACCCGATGCAATCGATGAAGGATCATCTCCCGGCACATCCGAAATCAACAACTGAAACACCGGTGCACGGCAAATCTGGGCCAACTGGCCCCCCAATGTTTGAGTCACATGCTTGCGCACAATATTCATTTCGTCGATCGGCGCACCGCAGGCCAACAAAGCTCGGTTCAACTGCTGCAAATCAACAAAAGGAATGTCGCGAACCGGCACACTCAACAAACTTGAACCGCCCCCCGACACCAGCGCGATTACGGCATCACTGGAGGGCACCTCCGAGATGGCTTTGTGCAGTCTGCGCGCAGCACGTTGACCATCTTCATCCGGCACTGGGTGCGCCGCCTGAACCACTTCGATGGTCGAAGTTTTAACCTCATGCCCACGCCGGGTTACGACAAAACCTTGCAGTTTCTCTGAAGACCCAACCACTCCTTCCAAGGCCTTGGCCATCGATGCAGCTGCCTTGCCTGCCCCAAAAACCCAAACCCGCTCTCTCTCGGGGGCCAGTTGGCTCAACCAAGGCATGATTTGCTCGTGCCAAGCCTCCTTCAAGGCTTGCTCGGGCTGGGCCGCCAAAACACCCACATCAAAAACCTCAGTTAAAAGGTCTTTGTAAAAATCATCCTTCTCAGACATGAAAAGTCTCTTAAAATAAAAATCAATTAATCAACAATTTACCAATTAAACCATGTGTCAATTGCTCGGCATGAACTGCAACACGCCAACCGACATTCAATTTTCATTTGAGGGCTTTGCCAAAAGAGGCGGCTTGACCGATGAACATGCAGACGGCTGGGGCATCGCATTTTTCGAAGGCTCCGCGGCAAGATGTTTCATCGATCACCGCCCTGCCTCTGATTCCCCAGTGGCGGAATTAATCCGGAATTACCCCATCCGGTCTTACAATGTGATATCCCACATCCGCAAAGCCACAGTTGGGCAGGTCAAACTTCAAAATTGCCATCCATTCATTCGAGAACTCTGGGGACAGGCTTGGGTGTTTGCGCACAACGGTGATTTAAAAGATTTCAACCCAAGTCTTCAAGGCGACTTTTTGCCCATTGGAGAAACTGACAGCGAACTCGCGTTCTGCCTATTGCTGCAAACCCTGAAAAACGAATTTGGTTACCGTACCGCCGGCAACCGCCCCAGCGTGGCAGAAGTCGATGAGGTGCTTCGCCCGGTGTGCTCGAAGATCGCTGAACACGGCACCTTCAACATGCTGCTGTCCAACGGGCAAGCGATGTACACGCATTGCTCTACCAAACTCGAGTACATCGTTCGCGCACATCCTTTCAAAGCCGCGCATTTGGTTGATTGCGACAT
Coding sequences within:
- a CDS encoding UDP-N-acetylmuramoyl-L-alanyl-D-glutamate--2,6-diaminopimelate ligase encodes the protein MISAYLHSVSEVLAELHERGFYADCSGLVTDHRRLTGPRDVFLAVPGEKFDPRNLADDLLIEQRCGLVLVDYDDQRAYQSASVLPVLHLKTMLADLAFGYYETPSDAMTIIAVTGTNGKTTVTRWLAQALNHLGKKAAVIGTLGYGEPDQLKAHTGLTTPDVVGVHHLLHELRQHQFDTVCIEASSIGLEQRRLACVSIDVALFTNLSQDHLDYHGDMAAYGRSKMILASWPTLRLAVVNADDSFGMEFLANVQRRNIDCSAVGRADSAECQILSVAHQENGQRIELKINGASTQIDTSIIGEFNADNMALVFATLIRLGYDASQVKSALAGVTPAPGRMQHIEGEPAVVVDYAHTPDALEKTLLALRPFANKRQGKLWVVFGCGGDRDRSKRPLMGAAAADKADFVVVTSDNPRSEKPENILQEIVDGIDKARQDKLHVEVDRVRAIEFAVAKASAKDVVLLAGKGHESTQTIGAQVIAHSDVQCAMTALGKRGAHA
- a CDS encoding peptidoglycan D,D-transpeptidase FtsI family protein, which encodes MRLPAWRSRFVLVCIFLAFGGLIARAAYLQVISNDFLQEQGAKRLERTLPLQASRGSLLDRNMVVLAQSVPAQAVWYDGRRIVDAKDEDLRKLAAVLGLKPDRMIAQMRKDSKRAFVYLDRQVDSDVAAKAKALKIPGLGFVTESKRYYPQGETMAHLVGFTSIEDKGQEGVELAFNDRLTGEDGERNVLRDRLGNVIEDIRELRPPVNGQDLVLSVDADVQYIVLSELKKAVEQHKAKAAAAVVLDAKTGELLAMANIPTYDPNNRGQLHGEKLRNRVFTDMFEPGSTLKPFGVALAMDQGKVKASTKIDTGNGRMSIGPATISDTKPHGVMTVEEIIQKSSNVGTSKIVLELERKDLWDFFNLLGFGQTPSIAFPGSVAGRVRPWNKWRPIEQATMSYGHGISVSLIQLAQSYTIFANKGHFVPASLIKRGPQDPVVSHRVIGEKVADSMLHMLELASGPEGTAIKAQVQGYRVAGKTGTAHKQEGGRYVNKYVSSYVGLAPVSDPRVIVAIMVDEPKGGVYYGGLVAAPVFSTITKSVLTRLNVQPDAIESTEQLRKFVAAPSAAGSRL
- the ftsL gene encoding cell division protein FtsL, which gives rise to MGRLNILLLALVIFCAMLVVEQQHAARTLFVALGQEQQAEHQIEVAFTRLQLQQVALAKGERVDEVARTRLDMNPPAPGSVVFMQLEGGFQRE
- the rsmH gene encoding 16S rRNA (cytosine(1402)-N(4))-methyltransferase RsmH, whose product is MSADEHIPVLLQPTVDALLHTPDGLYLDCTFGRGGHSRALLEKLSAKGQLVALDRDPQAVQAMGEIKDSRFRGVRSAFADLESALDLLGIDQVDGVLMDIGVSSPQIDQAERGFSFRRDGPLDMRMDPQAGESAADFLARAEAREIKEVIKNYGEERFAVQIATAIVARRAERPITTTLDLAQIVAGAVRTREPGQDPATRTFQALRIHVNQELAQLEQGLTAAFKRLKVGGRLAVISFHSLEDRITKQFIEKLANPKSQQDARLRKLPLPEPTPLMRKLDRIKPSKEECELNPRSRSSVLRVAEKLAEWPAGSSVGGNAWGA
- the mraZ gene encoding division/cell wall cluster transcriptional repressor MraZ, translating into MYQGSSSLSMDAKGRMNVPQKHRDALQMQCEGALTLTKHPNGCLLMFPRPVWEQHREKIAAWPMSARPWQRIFLGFATDVEIDSAGRILVSPELREAASLSKEVMLLGMGSHFEIWDSTLLKVEEEKAIAAGMPESLNEFSF
- the pyrC gene encoding dihydroorotase, whose protein sequence is MIQTIQIAPPDDWHLHLRDGEALEHVVAATALNFRRAIVMPNLKPPVTTVDQAVAYRQRILDAVEKACCTGDYSAEEQAVMRLFEPLMVLYLTGATSPQEIEKAANSGVVRAVKLYPAGATTNSEAGVSDLLGQCGAVLQAMELHGLPLLVHGEVTDADVDVFDREAAFVETVMKPLRRQFPNLRVVFEHITTEQAATFVTEDSGRDAQGRLLLAATITPQHLLYNRNALFKGGLQPHWYCLPVLKREVHRKALLKAATSGLPQFFLGTDSAPHARHLKEMSCGCAGCYSAPYAMAMYAEAFEQMGALESVELFEKFCSLNGPAFYGVPVNEGVFELQRKSFEVPQRLPFVTESGIVPLRAGEVLDWTVTRLR
- a CDS encoding glycerate kinase type-2 family protein, with the translated sequence MSEKDDFYKDLLTEVFDVGVLAAQPEQALKEAWHEQIMPWLSQLAPERERVWVFGAGKAAASMAKALEGVVGSSEKLQGFVVTRRGHEVKTSTIEVVQAAHPVPDEDGQRAARRLHKAISEVPSSDAVIALVSGGGSSLLSVPVRDIPFVDLQQLNRALLACGAPIDEMNIVRKHVTQTLGGQLAQICRAPVFQLLISDVPGDDPSSIASGPFSPDESTFHDAMEVIKRWAVQVPHSIARYLEKGIKGAVPDTPKRSSLVFRKVKTHLLASNLKSLNAVTQHLEVKGYKVLNLGDTLEGEARDVAQVHAAIARQAAMGQGGWPAAPLAIISGGECTVTLNDTQLRQARGGRNSEFLLALAFYLRDMSAPVEVAAIAADTDGIDGIGGHAGALMLPGDRQRCKAAKLAPQLHLDQHTSYDYFKRLDRLLMTGPTMTNVNDLRIILIGKP
- a CDS encoding class II glutamine amidotransferase; this translates as MCQLLGMNCNTPTDIQFSFEGFAKRGGLTDEHADGWGIAFFEGSAARCFIDHRPASDSPVAELIRNYPIRSYNVISHIRKATVGQVKLQNCHPFIRELWGQAWVFAHNGDLKDFNPSLQGDFLPIGETDSELAFCLLLQTLKNEFGYRTAGNRPSVAEVDEVLRPVCSKIAEHGTFNMLLSNGQAMYTHCSTKLEYIVRAHPFKAAHLVDCDIQVDFGAVTTQNDRVAVIATSALTNDEVWTPFEPQSFLVFEDGRPVLKNGHSLLL